In a single window of the Labrus mixtus chromosome 20, fLabMix1.1, whole genome shotgun sequence genome:
- the unkl gene encoding putative E3 ubiquitin-protein ligase UNKL isoform X1 produces the protein MPSVSKTAANASPQTEKPTHYTYLKEFRTEQCPLFLQHKCTQHRPFTCFHWHFLNQRRRRPIRRRDGTFNYSPDVYCTKYDETTGICPDGDDCPYLHRTTGDTERKYHLRYYKTGTCIHETDARGHCVKNGLHCAFAHGPHDLRPPVYDIREIQAQEALQNGQLGSGEGIPDLQPGVLASQAMIEKTLTEDPRWQDTNFVLANYKTEQCTKPPRLCRQGYACPHYHNSRDRRRNPRKFKYRSTPCPNVKHGDEWGEPSKCDSGDSCQYCHSRTEQQFHPEIYKSTKCNDMRQTGYCPRGPFCAFAHVERIPSTEETMSSLLTVIQSSSQSQLGSQQYSECPVSEWNSGGISTTNASSSNGQVGSVSCSNSSAVTSSSGSDSLLSPVGSICRPKSLTNSSLCSESTTSSASSLTSNYPRAPGFEREDQIKNKGQVDQKLMDQEKQTHNTVFSAVNPLASSFTSSITSSLASSIGSDSSSPTTLSTMNAKATPFYPGSTTVESVIGSALDLNFSDINVASLDKELEDQDNCVGLASQRVLAGSAPVNIPGSLARSSSFNSSSSLSTSPLSSLSQSLSQSLLSGTISQQNQPSNMLTKQEHGLLGTPTSSSQNSLGLNGGACSIWDFVSGNFSPSPSPVFSSLTSATGSADLARLFRELDEAKRKIKQWEEAWHQVKQACEACQKEAHEAKEHAKTAEAERQLAEQKWEETDRKFKELQGDFDALCRTPGAPLLRSYGELEQLPLSKLHSIQSQLRNDLDLIDGVIYTLQSKKCIVCQKHDRCIVLQPCQHYVLCENCAPSRTECPYCRTKLLKW, from the exons ATGCCGTCGGTTTCGAAAACGGCGGCCAATGCGTCCCCTCAAACCGAGAAACCTACCCACTATAC ATACTTGAAGGAGTTCAGGACCGAGCAGTGCCCGTTGTTCCTCCAGCACAAGTGTACGCAGCACAGACCCTTTACGTGCTTTCATTGGCATTTTCTCAACCAGCGGCGAAGGCGACCCATAAGGAGAAGAGACGGGACTTTTAACTACAGCCCCGACGTTTACTGCACAAAGTACGACGAGACCACAGGCATTTGCCCCGATGGAGATGA CTGCCCTTATTTACACCGGACCACTGGTGACACAGAGCGCAAGTACCATCTCCGCTACTACAAGACTGGCACTTGTATCCATGAGACCGATGCTCGAGGGCATTGTGTGAAGAATGGCCTCCACTGTGCTTTTGCTCACGGGCCACATGATCTCCGACCTCCAGTCTATGATATCAG agaGATCCAAGCACAAGAGGCACTTCAAAATGGACAGTTGGGATCTGGGGAAGGTATTCCTGATCTGCAGCCCGGTGTATTAGCCAGCCAAGCTATGATTGAGAAAACTCTCACAGAAGACCCCCGGTGGCAAG ACACCAACTTTGTTTTAGCCAACTATAAAACAGAGCAGTGCACCAAGCCCCCAAGACTATGCAGACAGGGCTACGCATgcccccactaccacaacaGTAGAGATCGAAGACGAAATCCTAGGAAGTTCAAATATAG GTCCACTCCCTGCCCTAATGTGAAACATGGGGATGAATGGGGCGAGCCCTCAAAGTGTGACAGTGGAGACAGTTGCCAGTATTGTCACTCTCGCACTGAACAGCAATTTCACCCAGAG ATCTACAAATCTACCAAATGCAATGACATGCGACAAACTGGATACTGTCCCAGAGGACCGTTTTGTGCATTTGCACATGTAGAAA gaatTCCCTCTACAGAAGAGACCATGAGCTCATTGTTAACAGTGATACAGTCCAGTTCACAGTCCCAGCTGGGCTCTCAGCAGTATTCAGAGTGTCCAGTCAGTGAGTGGAACAGTGGAGGCATCTCCACCACCAACGCATCCAGTAGCAACGGACAAGTGGGAAGT GTTTCATGTTCTAATAGCTCAGCTGTAACATCAAGCTCAGGAAGCGACAGTTTGTTATCCCCAGTGGGTTCCATCTGCAGGCCCAAATCCTTAACTAACAGTAGTTTAtgttcagagtccaccacatccAGTGCCTCATCTCTGACGTCTAACTATCCTAGAGCTCCGGGCTTTGAACGTGAGGATCAG aTAAAGAATAAGGGGCAGGTGGATCAGAAATTGATGGACCAAGAAAAACAG ACACATAACACTGTATTCTCTGCGGTAAACCCTTTGGCCTCAAGCTTTACCTCCAGTATAACATCCAGCTTGGCTTCTAGTATTGGCTCAGATAGTTCTTCACCCACCACCTTATCAACAATGAATGCAAAAGCCACTCCTTTCTATCCAGGGAGCACCACAGTGGAGTCTGTCATTg gttcTGCTCTGGACCTTAACTTCAGTGACATCAACGTTGCAAGTCTTGATAAGGAGTTAGAGGATCAAGATAACTGTGTAGGATTGGCAA GTCAGAGGGTGCTGGCCGGATCTGCTCCTGTTAACATTCCTGGCTCCTTGGCTCGCTCGTCCTCTTTTAATTCCTCATCATCGCTCTCCACCTCCCCGCTCAGCTCCCTCTCCCAGTCTCTGTCGCAGTCCCTGCTGTCTGGGACGATATCGCAGCAAAATCAACCTTCAAATATGTTAACCAAGCAAGAGCACGGCCTCCTGGGAACACCCACCTCCTCTTCCCAGAACTCTTTGG GTTTGAATGGAGGAGCTTGCAGCATTTGGGACTTTGTAAGTGGCAACTTTTCCCCGAGTCCATCGCCAGTGTTCAGCAGTCTAACCTCGGCAACCGGCAGCGCCGATCTAGCCCGGCTTTTCAGAGAGCTGGACGAGGCCAAGAGAAAGATCAAACAGTGGGAGGAGGCCTGGCATCAAGTCAAACAG GCCTGTGAAGCTTGCCAGAAAGAAGCTCATGAAGCGAAGGAACATGCAAAAACGGCCGAGGCAGAGCGTCAGCTGGCTGAACAGAAATGGGAGGAAACAGATCGCAAGTTTAAAGAGCTCCAAGGGGACTTTGATGCGCTTTGTCGCACCCCTGGAGCACCTCTGCTACGTAGCTACGGCGAGCTGGAGCAGCTCCCCTTGTCAAAGCTTCACTCCATCCAGAGTCAGCTGCGTAATGACCTAGACCTTATAGACGGG GTAATATATACGCTTCAGTCAAAGAAATGTATAGTTTGCCAAAAGCATGATCGTTGCATTGTTCTGCAGCCTTGCCAACATTATGTACTATGTGAGAACTGTGCGCCTAGTAGAACAGAATGTCCCTACTGTAGAACGAAATTATTGAAGTGGTGA
- the unkl gene encoding putative E3 ubiquitin-protein ligase UNKL isoform X2: MPSVSKTAANASPQTEKPTHYTYLKEFRTEQCPLFLQHKCTQHRPFTCFHWHFLNQRRRRPIRRRDGTFNYSPDVYCTKYDETTGICPDGDDCPYLHRTTGDTERKYHLRYYKTGTCIHETDARGHCVKNGLHCAFAHGPHDLRPPVYDIREIQAQEALQNGQLGSGEGIPDLQPGVLASQAMIEKTLTEDPRWQDTNFVLANYKTEQCTKPPRLCRQGYACPHYHNSRDRRRNPRKFKYRSTPCPNVKHGDEWGEPSKCDSGDSCQYCHSRTEQQFHPEIYKSTKCNDMRQTGYCPRGPFCAFAHVERIPSTEETMSSLLTVIQSSSQSQLGSQQYSECPVSEWNSGGISTTNASSSNGQVGSVSCSNSSAVTSSSGSDSLLSPVGSICRPKSLTNSSLCSESTTSSASSLTSNYPRAPGFEREDQIKNKGQVDQKLMDQEKQTHNTVFSAVNPLASSFTSSITSSLASSIGSDSSSPTTLSTMNAKATPFYPGSTTVESVIGSALDLNFSDINVASLDKELEDQDNCVGLASQRVLAGSAPVNIPGSLARSSSFNSSSSLSTSPLSSLSQSLSQSLLSGTISQQNQPSNMLTKQEHGLLGTPTSSSQNSLGLNGGACSIWDFVSGNFSPSPSPVFSSLTSATGSADLARLFRELDEAKRKIKQWEEAWHQVKQACEACQKEAHEAKEHAKTAEAERQLAEQKWEETDRKFKELQGDFDALCRTPGAPLLRSYGELEQLPLSKLHSIQSQLRNDLDLIDGVRKTRSHTAFHQ; this comes from the exons ATGCCGTCGGTTTCGAAAACGGCGGCCAATGCGTCCCCTCAAACCGAGAAACCTACCCACTATAC ATACTTGAAGGAGTTCAGGACCGAGCAGTGCCCGTTGTTCCTCCAGCACAAGTGTACGCAGCACAGACCCTTTACGTGCTTTCATTGGCATTTTCTCAACCAGCGGCGAAGGCGACCCATAAGGAGAAGAGACGGGACTTTTAACTACAGCCCCGACGTTTACTGCACAAAGTACGACGAGACCACAGGCATTTGCCCCGATGGAGATGA CTGCCCTTATTTACACCGGACCACTGGTGACACAGAGCGCAAGTACCATCTCCGCTACTACAAGACTGGCACTTGTATCCATGAGACCGATGCTCGAGGGCATTGTGTGAAGAATGGCCTCCACTGTGCTTTTGCTCACGGGCCACATGATCTCCGACCTCCAGTCTATGATATCAG agaGATCCAAGCACAAGAGGCACTTCAAAATGGACAGTTGGGATCTGGGGAAGGTATTCCTGATCTGCAGCCCGGTGTATTAGCCAGCCAAGCTATGATTGAGAAAACTCTCACAGAAGACCCCCGGTGGCAAG ACACCAACTTTGTTTTAGCCAACTATAAAACAGAGCAGTGCACCAAGCCCCCAAGACTATGCAGACAGGGCTACGCATgcccccactaccacaacaGTAGAGATCGAAGACGAAATCCTAGGAAGTTCAAATATAG GTCCACTCCCTGCCCTAATGTGAAACATGGGGATGAATGGGGCGAGCCCTCAAAGTGTGACAGTGGAGACAGTTGCCAGTATTGTCACTCTCGCACTGAACAGCAATTTCACCCAGAG ATCTACAAATCTACCAAATGCAATGACATGCGACAAACTGGATACTGTCCCAGAGGACCGTTTTGTGCATTTGCACATGTAGAAA gaatTCCCTCTACAGAAGAGACCATGAGCTCATTGTTAACAGTGATACAGTCCAGTTCACAGTCCCAGCTGGGCTCTCAGCAGTATTCAGAGTGTCCAGTCAGTGAGTGGAACAGTGGAGGCATCTCCACCACCAACGCATCCAGTAGCAACGGACAAGTGGGAAGT GTTTCATGTTCTAATAGCTCAGCTGTAACATCAAGCTCAGGAAGCGACAGTTTGTTATCCCCAGTGGGTTCCATCTGCAGGCCCAAATCCTTAACTAACAGTAGTTTAtgttcagagtccaccacatccAGTGCCTCATCTCTGACGTCTAACTATCCTAGAGCTCCGGGCTTTGAACGTGAGGATCAG aTAAAGAATAAGGGGCAGGTGGATCAGAAATTGATGGACCAAGAAAAACAG ACACATAACACTGTATTCTCTGCGGTAAACCCTTTGGCCTCAAGCTTTACCTCCAGTATAACATCCAGCTTGGCTTCTAGTATTGGCTCAGATAGTTCTTCACCCACCACCTTATCAACAATGAATGCAAAAGCCACTCCTTTCTATCCAGGGAGCACCACAGTGGAGTCTGTCATTg gttcTGCTCTGGACCTTAACTTCAGTGACATCAACGTTGCAAGTCTTGATAAGGAGTTAGAGGATCAAGATAACTGTGTAGGATTGGCAA GTCAGAGGGTGCTGGCCGGATCTGCTCCTGTTAACATTCCTGGCTCCTTGGCTCGCTCGTCCTCTTTTAATTCCTCATCATCGCTCTCCACCTCCCCGCTCAGCTCCCTCTCCCAGTCTCTGTCGCAGTCCCTGCTGTCTGGGACGATATCGCAGCAAAATCAACCTTCAAATATGTTAACCAAGCAAGAGCACGGCCTCCTGGGAACACCCACCTCCTCTTCCCAGAACTCTTTGG GTTTGAATGGAGGAGCTTGCAGCATTTGGGACTTTGTAAGTGGCAACTTTTCCCCGAGTCCATCGCCAGTGTTCAGCAGTCTAACCTCGGCAACCGGCAGCGCCGATCTAGCCCGGCTTTTCAGAGAGCTGGACGAGGCCAAGAGAAAGATCAAACAGTGGGAGGAGGCCTGGCATCAAGTCAAACAG GCCTGTGAAGCTTGCCAGAAAGAAGCTCATGAAGCGAAGGAACATGCAAAAACGGCCGAGGCAGAGCGTCAGCTGGCTGAACAGAAATGGGAGGAAACAGATCGCAAGTTTAAAGAGCTCCAAGGGGACTTTGATGCGCTTTGTCGCACCCCTGGAGCACCTCTGCTACGTAGCTACGGCGAGCTGGAGCAGCTCCCCTTGTCAAAGCTTCACTCCATCCAGAGTCAGCTGCGTAATGACCTAGACCTTATAGACGGGGTAAGAAAGACTAGATCACATACAGCATTTCATCAGTAG
- the unkl gene encoding putative E3 ubiquitin-protein ligase UNKL isoform X3 — MPSVSKTAANASPQTEKPTHYTYLKEFRTEQCPLFLQHKCTQHRPFTCFHWHFLNQRRRRPIRRRDGTFNYSPDVYCTKYDETTGICPDGDDCPYLHRTTGDTERKYHLRYYKTGTCIHETDARGHCVKNGLHCAFAHGPHDLRPPVYDIREIQAQEALQNGQLGSGEGIPDLQPGVLASQAMIEKTLTEDPRWQDTNFVLANYKTEQCTKPPRLCRQGYACPHYHNSRDRRRNPRKFKYRSTPCPNVKHGDEWGEPSKCDSGDSCQYCHSRTEQQFHPEIYKSTKCNDMRQTGYCPRGPFCAFAHVERIPSTEETMSSLLTVIQSSSQSQLGSQQYSECPVSEWNSGGISTTNASSSNGQVGSVSCSNSSAVTSSSGSDSLLSPVGSICRPKSLTNSSLCSESTTSSASSLTSNYPRAPGFEREDQIKNKGQVDQKLMDQEKQTHNTVFSAVNPLASSFTSSITSSLASSIGSDSSSPTTLSTMNAKATPFYPGSTTVESVIGSALDLNFSDINVASLDKELEDQDNCVGLASQRVLAGSAPVNIPGSLARSSSFNSSSSLSTSPLSSLSQSLSQSLLSGTISQQNQPSNMLTKQEHGLLGTPTSSSQNSLGLNGGACSIWDFVSGNFSPSPSPVFSSLTSATGSADLARLFRELDEAKRKIKQWEEAWHQVKQACEACQKEAHEAKEHAKTAEAERQLAEQKWEETDRKFKELQGDFDALCRTPGAPLLRSYGELEQLPLSKLHSIQSQLRNDLDLIDGA; from the exons ATGCCGTCGGTTTCGAAAACGGCGGCCAATGCGTCCCCTCAAACCGAGAAACCTACCCACTATAC ATACTTGAAGGAGTTCAGGACCGAGCAGTGCCCGTTGTTCCTCCAGCACAAGTGTACGCAGCACAGACCCTTTACGTGCTTTCATTGGCATTTTCTCAACCAGCGGCGAAGGCGACCCATAAGGAGAAGAGACGGGACTTTTAACTACAGCCCCGACGTTTACTGCACAAAGTACGACGAGACCACAGGCATTTGCCCCGATGGAGATGA CTGCCCTTATTTACACCGGACCACTGGTGACACAGAGCGCAAGTACCATCTCCGCTACTACAAGACTGGCACTTGTATCCATGAGACCGATGCTCGAGGGCATTGTGTGAAGAATGGCCTCCACTGTGCTTTTGCTCACGGGCCACATGATCTCCGACCTCCAGTCTATGATATCAG agaGATCCAAGCACAAGAGGCACTTCAAAATGGACAGTTGGGATCTGGGGAAGGTATTCCTGATCTGCAGCCCGGTGTATTAGCCAGCCAAGCTATGATTGAGAAAACTCTCACAGAAGACCCCCGGTGGCAAG ACACCAACTTTGTTTTAGCCAACTATAAAACAGAGCAGTGCACCAAGCCCCCAAGACTATGCAGACAGGGCTACGCATgcccccactaccacaacaGTAGAGATCGAAGACGAAATCCTAGGAAGTTCAAATATAG GTCCACTCCCTGCCCTAATGTGAAACATGGGGATGAATGGGGCGAGCCCTCAAAGTGTGACAGTGGAGACAGTTGCCAGTATTGTCACTCTCGCACTGAACAGCAATTTCACCCAGAG ATCTACAAATCTACCAAATGCAATGACATGCGACAAACTGGATACTGTCCCAGAGGACCGTTTTGTGCATTTGCACATGTAGAAA gaatTCCCTCTACAGAAGAGACCATGAGCTCATTGTTAACAGTGATACAGTCCAGTTCACAGTCCCAGCTGGGCTCTCAGCAGTATTCAGAGTGTCCAGTCAGTGAGTGGAACAGTGGAGGCATCTCCACCACCAACGCATCCAGTAGCAACGGACAAGTGGGAAGT GTTTCATGTTCTAATAGCTCAGCTGTAACATCAAGCTCAGGAAGCGACAGTTTGTTATCCCCAGTGGGTTCCATCTGCAGGCCCAAATCCTTAACTAACAGTAGTTTAtgttcagagtccaccacatccAGTGCCTCATCTCTGACGTCTAACTATCCTAGAGCTCCGGGCTTTGAACGTGAGGATCAG aTAAAGAATAAGGGGCAGGTGGATCAGAAATTGATGGACCAAGAAAAACAG ACACATAACACTGTATTCTCTGCGGTAAACCCTTTGGCCTCAAGCTTTACCTCCAGTATAACATCCAGCTTGGCTTCTAGTATTGGCTCAGATAGTTCTTCACCCACCACCTTATCAACAATGAATGCAAAAGCCACTCCTTTCTATCCAGGGAGCACCACAGTGGAGTCTGTCATTg gttcTGCTCTGGACCTTAACTTCAGTGACATCAACGTTGCAAGTCTTGATAAGGAGTTAGAGGATCAAGATAACTGTGTAGGATTGGCAA GTCAGAGGGTGCTGGCCGGATCTGCTCCTGTTAACATTCCTGGCTCCTTGGCTCGCTCGTCCTCTTTTAATTCCTCATCATCGCTCTCCACCTCCCCGCTCAGCTCCCTCTCCCAGTCTCTGTCGCAGTCCCTGCTGTCTGGGACGATATCGCAGCAAAATCAACCTTCAAATATGTTAACCAAGCAAGAGCACGGCCTCCTGGGAACACCCACCTCCTCTTCCCAGAACTCTTTGG GTTTGAATGGAGGAGCTTGCAGCATTTGGGACTTTGTAAGTGGCAACTTTTCCCCGAGTCCATCGCCAGTGTTCAGCAGTCTAACCTCGGCAACCGGCAGCGCCGATCTAGCCCGGCTTTTCAGAGAGCTGGACGAGGCCAAGAGAAAGATCAAACAGTGGGAGGAGGCCTGGCATCAAGTCAAACAG GCCTGTGAAGCTTGCCAGAAAGAAGCTCATGAAGCGAAGGAACATGCAAAAACGGCCGAGGCAGAGCGTCAGCTGGCTGAACAGAAATGGGAGGAAACAGATCGCAAGTTTAAAGAGCTCCAAGGGGACTTTGATGCGCTTTGTCGCACCCCTGGAGCACCTCTGCTACGTAGCTACGGCGAGCTGGAGCAGCTCCCCTTGTCAAAGCTTCACTCCATCCAGAGTCAGCTGCGTAATGACCTAGACCTTATAGACGGG
- the gper1 gene encoding G-protein coupled estrogen receptor 1, with protein sequence MWPLIQHSPTTVSMEVQTASVVWIYVNSTEQLNTSFVYNTTYLTENSNTKSYIIGLFLSCLYTILLFPIGFIGNILILVVNLNHREKMTIPDLYFVNLAVADLILVADSLIEVFNLNEKYYDYAVLCTFMSLFLQVNMYSSIFFLTWMSFDRYVALANSISSSPLRTMQHAKLSCGLIWMASILATLLPFTIVQTQHRGEVHFCFANVFEIQWLEVTIGFLVPFSIIGLCYSLIGRILMRAQKHRGLWPRRQKALRMIVVVVLVFFICWLPENVFISIQLLQGTANPAQRTATTLWHDYPLTGHIVNLAAFSNSCLNPIIYSFLGETFRDKLRLFIKQKASWSVVNRFCHHGLDLHLSVRNDVSEV encoded by the coding sequence ATGTGGCCTCTTATTCAACACAGTCCAACCACAGTCAGTATGGAAGTGCAGACAGCCTCTGTAGTCTGGATATATGTTAACAGCACAGAACAACTGAACACTTCATTTGTCTACAACACCACGTATTTGACTGAAAACTCAAATACCAAATCGTATATTATTGGTCTCTTCCTGTCCTGCCTGTACACCATATTGTTATTTCCAATTGGATTTATTGGTAACATCCTAATCCTGGTGGTGAACCTGAaccacagagagaaaatgaccATCCCAGACCTGTATTTCGTTAACCTCGCTGTTGCTGACCTCATCCTGGTGGCAGATTCCCTCATCGAGGTCTTCAATCTGAACGAGAAGTATTACGACTACGCCGTTCTCTGCACCTTCATGTCCCTTTTTCTGCAGGTCAACATGTACAGCAGCATCTTCTTCCTCACTTGGATGAGCTTCGACAGATACGTCGCCTTGGCTAACTCCATAAGCAGCAGCCCTTTGCGGACTATGCAGCACGCCAAGCTCAGCTGTGGCCTCATCTGGATGGCGTCCATCCTGGCCACGCTCCTCCCCTTCACCATCGTGCAGACGCAGCACAGGGGCGAGGTGCACTTCTGCTTCGCCAACGTCTTTGAGATCCAGTGGCTGGAGGTGACCATCGGCTTTTTGGTGCCCTTCTCCATCATTGGTCTGTGCTACTCTCTAATCGGGCGAATCCTGATGAGGGCCCAGAAGCACCGCGGACTGTGGCCACGGCGGCAGAAGGCCCTGCgcatgattgtggtggtggttcTGGTGTTCTTCATCTGCTGGCTGCCAGAGAACGTTTTCATCAGCATCCAGTTGCTGCAGGGAACCGCCAACCCGGCGCAGAGGACTGCTACCACCCTGTGGCATGACTACCCGCTCACGGGCCACATTGTTAACCTGGCAGCTTTCTCTAACAGTTGCCTCAACCCTATTATCTACAGTTTTCTAGGAGAAACCTTCAGGGACAAGCTGCGGCTCTTCATTAAGCAGAAGGCCAGCTGGTCAGTGGTGAACCGCTTCTGCCACCACGGCCTCGATTTACACCTCTCTGTCAGGAATGACGTGTCCGAGGTGTGA
- the gpr146 gene encoding probable G-protein coupled receptor 146: MWICMVYNETDSSVDFRLCQDYGLILSIFSLIYLLVCFPLGLCYNVLLVVVNLSNKVSMTMPDVYFVNMAFAGLVLNVVAPVELLSSTFTRWHAWEYNNEVYITLLILFNISSLVIMYSTTLLSLDYYIERALPRTYMSSVYNTKHVCGFIWGGAVLTSFSSLLFYVCNHISTKMVECSKMQNKEAADAIMMFIGYVVPAVAVLYAFVLILRIRKESTPLDQDSARLDPSIHRLLLASVCVQFVLWTPYYMTLLVHTVAGAPGYISNAQYLPTYYFLRCVSKLLAFSSSFAMPLMYRQMNKNFSSKLQRLLRRLHCRDQSCSHERSTVQQVVT; encoded by the coding sequence ATGTGGATCTGCATGGTTTACAATGAGACGGACAGCAGCGTGGACTTCCGGCTCTGCCAGGACTACGGCCTCATCCTGTCGATCTTCTCCCTCATCTACCTCCTGGTGTGCTTCCCGTTGGGGCTGTGCTACAACGTTCTGCTGGTCGTGGTCAACCTCTCCAACAAGGTGTCCATGACCATGCCGGATGTTTATTTCGTCAACATGGCCTTCGCGGGACTCGTGCTCAATGTGGTGGCGCCCGTGGAGCTGCTCAGCTCCACCTTCACCCGCTGGCACGCGTGGGAGTACAACAACGAGGTCTACATCACCCTGCTCATCCTCTTCAACATCTCCTCCCTGGTCATCATGTATTCCACCACACTGCTCAGTCTGGACTACTATATAGAGCGGGCGCTGCCTCGTACATACATGTCCAGTGTGTATAACACGAAGCATGTGTGCGGGTTCATCTGGGGCGGGGCCGTGCTCACTAGTTTTTCGTCGCTGCTCTTCTACGTGTGCAACCACATCTCCACGAAGATGGTCGAGTGCTCGAAAATGCAGAACAAGGAGGCGGCAGACGCCATCATGATGTTCATTGGCTACGTGGTTCCAGCCGTGGCCGTCCTTTATGCTTTTGTGCTTATTTTGCGGATCAGGAAGGAGTCTACACCTCTGGATCAGGACTCTGCCCGCCTGGATCCTTCTATCCACAGACTGCTGCTAGCCTCCGTCTGTGTGCAGTTTGTTCTGTGGACCCCGTACTACATGACCCTGCTGGTGCACACTGTAGCTGGTGCCCCGGGGTATATTAGCAACGCACAGTACCTACCTACATATTACTTCCTGAGATGTGTGTCCAAACTGTTGGCTTTCTCCAGCAGCTTTGCGATGCCTCTCATGTACAGGCAGATGAACAAAAACTTCTCCAGCAAGCTTCAGCGGCTGCTCAGGAGGCTGCACTGCAGAGACCAGTCCTGCTCCCACGAACGCTCCACAGTGCAGCAAGTGGTCACGTGA